Within Winogradskyella helgolandensis, the genomic segment ATCTAAATAACAGTAAATATGTGGATTTCACATATAAAATTACTCATTAAAGCATAAAAGATTCAATACTCTCCGACTCCACAATTAAGCACAACTTTGTTGTTTAAAAGCGCTTGGGCTGAAAGCACAAAAAGTTGTATTTACAGGATGGGATTCACTAGAGAACAACGACGTTAATCTCTCTAACTCCACAACACTCACAACTGTATTGTGAATGAAAATATAAAAATCCATCAAGTTTACTTGAATGGATTTTTGTGTTTAATTATCGTGCTAATTAAAGCAAAACAAATAAAATTGTTCTTCATTAAAGAAAATAAAAATCACCAGCCATTTCCTATATATATTTTGTTTACTAAATTAGTTGCCTCATCACACCTAAACATCTTTTAAGTCATTCAACACATAACGACCTCAACTCCACATGAAACTAACAGTAGCGCTATGTTTTATATTGATATCTCTATTTCTTTCAACACAGTTAAACGCCCAGGACACAGTAGAGTGGTCAAAAGACAGAAAATTAAACTGGTCGGATTTTAAAGCAGCTCCTAATTTAGATATTGTGGCTTATGCCCTCACTTCTTACAAAATAGAAATCCTACCAATTGATATTATGGTTGATGCAGATGAGAATATTCAGGATTATGAAGCATTAACAGTTGTAGCTAATTTTTATACGGAACATTCTTGGGTTTATGAAAAAAGCGCCTATTTACTTTTACATGAACAATTACACTTTGATATCGCTGCCTTATATGCTTTTAAAATCCGTAAAGCGTTTGAAAAATTAAAAGCACAGAAGAATGCTAATTACAATTCTTATGTAAGTGTCTATCAAGAATTATGGAAGGAATGTCTCGAAACACAAAAATCTTACGATAAGGAAACACAGCATGGGCAATTAGTTACTATAAACGATACTTGGATCGATAAAATTACCGAGCAAATAAATGTTTTTGAACAATAAAGAAAAGCTAAGAATCTATAAGCGTAGTTTTAATTTTATTGATCACATAAAATCATTTTAACTCAATTTCTATATAAACAGGAAAATGGTCGGAAGGAAACTTAAAATCTATTGCACTTGAAAACACAGCATATTTAGGTACAAGAACATTGGGTGATTTTGAAACGAATATATAATCGATTCGACGTGTTGCGGATTCATTATATTGAAAGGCATTAAATGTTCCCTCTGGCCCAAACTTTAACGTGGCTATTTGTCTTGAATCAGACATAGTTGGTAAAATTTCTGCGACAACCTTACTATTAGGTTCTACATTAAAATCCCCCATTAAAAGTACAGGATAGTTTTCGGTATTTTCTAACGCCATCTTTTTTAAAATGAGCTTCATGCCTTCTTTTTGTGCTTCTTCACCAACATGATCTAAATGTGTATTGAACACCCAGAACTTTTGACCATTGTCTTTTAAAGTAAATAAGCCGTAAGTGCAGACTCTCGGATAAGCCGCATCCCAACCTTTTGACACTACTGTTGGAGAATCTGATAACCAAAAGGTATGTTGTTTTTCGACTTTCAGTTTTTTTGAATTGTAGTAAATCGCAGAAAACTCGCCTTCTCCATTACCATCTCTTCCTTCACCTATAAATTTATAATCTAGCAAAGCAGAATTTAAATCTTCTATTTGATTTGGTCTTGCTTCTTGAATGCCAAAAACATCTGGACTCAAAAATAAGATTTGAGAACTTAAAAAGTCTTTTCGATTTGACCATGCATTCTCACCGTCTGATGCAATATCCAAACGAATATTATAAGTCATTGCCTTAAGGCTGACCTTACTTCTTTTAACCTCAGGCTTATTAATTTTAGAACTACAACCTAAAACGATAAGGCTAATAAAACATAATGCAATTCGTTTCATGTATTAAATGTTTCTAGCTTAAAAAATTATAACAAGCACTTACATATAAAGTAATATTAATACTTAATCATTATGCTCTGAAGCGACTTTTATCCTTTCAAACGTCAATTCTGGTTCATCGGTAGTAATGTAATCAAAATCATGAGCTAATAACCAATCTATATCTTCTTCTTTATTTGCTGTCCAACCATTTAATTTGAGACCTAAATCTTTAGCTTCTTTAATCCAATGCTCTTTATTTTTTAACTTCCAGACTAAATAATCTAAACCTGTAATACCATCGTTTTTTAATTCTTCTGGAGATTTTGAACCATCGAGATATAAAACTTTTGCGTTAGCATCTATATCTTTAATACGTTTAATAACATCGTAACTAAAACTGATATAATAAGAGATATACGCTTCAGCTTTTAATTCTTTAACCAAGGCTACCGTTTTGTTAGCCATTTCAATATTTCGACCTTCGATTTTGGAAGGCTTTATTTCGCACACCAAACCCGTTGTAGTATTATTAATCATACCTGCACTAATAAAATCTCTTAGTGTAGGAAGTGTTTCACCATTTGGTAACTTATGTTTTGCTAATTCTTCATACGTTGACGTTTCTATATCGACACCTTGATAATCGGCATCATGTGTTACGATTAAAACGTGATCGGATGTCATTCGAACATCAAACTCAGAACCTGTACAGTTTAAGCGGATCGCCTCATGTAATGCAGCGATAGAATTTTTAGGAAAACCTTTAGCTTTCCATGCACCTCTGTGGGCAATTACAGGATTATCAGCAAAAACAATTCCTGGTTCAGTTGTAGTTGAATTGCATGATGCTAATCCAATACATAAAAATAAAACGATAAAACAACGCATAAGTAAAAGTATTAAATAAAAAATGTGTAAAAATCGTAAATTAAAAACACAAAAGGGCAAGTGAACTTGCCCAATATGTTTCTATAGAATGACTAATTCAAATAATTAATTGTAACCATTATTCTGAGGATAATCTGGGCCTAATAAATCTAAATCGTTTTGAGAAATTGGCCAATTAATAAAATGTGATCTCCAATTGTCTCGTGGATCCTTAGATCCTAAATTAGCTGGAAAATACTCACCATCACCAGCATAGTTGGTCATCTGAAAATCCATAACATTTTGTCCCATTCGCTTTAATGTAAACCAACGTTGCCCCTCAAATGCCAATTCTCTTGCACGTTCATCTAAAATGGTTTGTTGATCTACAAACGTCACAGGCGCGGCACCAGCCCTAGTTCTCACAGCATTAATATATGGTAAAGGATCACCTGAAGATCTCATTATCGCTTCTGCAGCTATTAAATACGTCTCTGCTAATCTGTAAACCATAATATTACCTCTAATGGTGTAAGACGCTTCATTACCATCTTCTTGTGCAAATTTGATACAAGAAGGATGCATCCTTTGGTAATACAAACTGTAGTTGTCGCTTGGATTATCTAAATCTGTAATAGGCGCGTAATTATCGACCTCTTCACCAATTCTATCACCTGAAGTATAATAATATTTTAATCTAAAATAAGTATTATCATCTCTTGTATCGTTTGGATCTTCAGCTAAAAGATTTAATAAATATAAATTCGGAACAACTCTAGAGAAACCTCTACCTCCTTGTTCATTATTATAATCTACTCCAGAAATCTGAAAAAATTGAGCTACATAATTCGCATTCATCATGGTGGCATCACCTCCTCCAAGTACATCATCTTTAGACTGTATTACAAATAAAGCTTCTGAATTATTTCTATCTCCAGCAAATACAGCTGCAGTATTAGACACTAAACTATGAGGACTATCTGGTCCTTCTATAACATCTAATGCTTGAGTTTTCGCTTCTGTCCAATCCCCTTGCCACATCGCTACTTTCGCTTTCACATGCTTCGCTGTTCCTTTTGTAACACGGCCAAAAGTATCTGACCAGTTTAAATTTTCGATAGCAAAGTTTAAATCACTATTGATAAGTGCAAAAATTTCTTGTTCTGACGATTTATCATTTATAACATCAAAAGCATTATCTAAAGTTATGGTTTCTGTAGTGACATAAATATTATTATACATTCTGTACAAATAGAAATAAGCATGTGCTCTAAAAAACTTTGCTTCTGATAAAATTTGAGCTCTTGCTCCTTCATCAATACCTTCTAAAGTTTCAGCTGCATTGATTATTGCTGTTGCTTTATTAGCGATATTGTAATAATGTTTCCAAAATAATGACGATGCAAAAGTGGCCCCTAAATCTACTGGAGAAATACCTCTTTCGTATCTTCCTAATAAGCCTGTATAACCCGATCTTGAAAATGTTAAATCAGCTCTAGAAGACATAAGTACTGAGCCCATGTAATCTTCAGTACTGTTATCGTAGCGATCTCTTTCAAATTTATATAAACTTACAACACCAGACTTTAAACCACCTTCTGTTGTGTAAATATAATCCGCATCAATTAGCGTACTTGGTTGTTCTTCTAAGTAGTCTTCACATGAAGCAACTACAAAAAATAACGCCATGGCTAGCAGAAGGCCACCTTTTATTTTTGAATTAAAAAACTTCGTTTTCATAATATTATTCTTTTTTTAATTAAAATTTAACTCTTACACCAAAAGTGAATGATTTCGCATCTGGATAACCTGTATCTGCACTAGAATAAGTATCTCTGATATTTACTTCTGGACTGTAACCTAAATAATCTGTTTTTGTAAATACATTTGTTGCAGTCACATAGAATCTAATCTGCTCAAATTTTAATTTAGATGTAAACTTTTCTGCTAAAGTGTAACCTAAGCTTACTGTTCTTAACCTAACATAAGAAGCATCTTTAACTGCTAATGCATTTAAATATTGATCAGCAGCATCTTTATTAGGACGCGGAAAAGATGTTGATGGATTTTCTGGGGTGTAGTAATCTACTTTAATACCATTGATATCCCCTCTTAGTGTACCACCATTATTGTACTGATTTAAAAATGGATTTATCTTTGTAGCTCCTTCTACAACATAGAAATCAACAAATAAATCAAACCCTTTATAAGCAATTGATGTGGATATTGAACCAAACCAGTCTGGATTAGGATCAGTAAACACACGATCTTCTTGTGTGATTTTTCCATCAGGACCAGATATTATATTACCTTCTTCATCTACTCCATTAACATCCTTAATTCTAATATCACCTGGTGCTAAAGTTTCTTGTGGGTTTGCAGATTCTGGATTAGCTTGAGGTGAATTTGCATAATCCTCACCTTCTTGCCATATGCCATCAAATGCATATTGATAAATAACACCAACGGGTTGACCAACATAATAATTAAATGAATTATCTTCAGTGATCGCATCACCATTTCCATCATTATAAAGTTCTAATAGTTCGTTTCTGTTATTAGACCAATTGGTAGACACAGACCATTTAAAATCTTCTGTATTAAAGATGTTTGCTGTTAAACCTAATTCAAGACCCGTATTCTGCATTTCACCAGCATTAAAATATGTTGATGTATAACCTGTTACTGGAGGCACACCTCTTTTTAATAATAAATCTGTAGTTCTAGCGTCGTACCAGTTAATATTACCTGCTAACACTCTGTTGAAGATTGAAAAATCTAAACCTAAGTTTAAGGTTGTGATTCTTTCAAATTTTAAATCTGGATTAGGTAAAATAGTTGATGGTGAGAATCCTGACCCAGTTTCCTCATCATAAATATAAGGTTGGAAATCAGCTGTAAAAAGCGATGTATAAGCACGACCTAAATCATTAACCAATGAACCATAACTTGCTCTAAATTTCAATTCTTGGATTGCATTTACATCTTCTAGGAAGCTTTCATTATGAATTTTCCAAGCAAATGAACCTGCTGGATTATAACTCCATTTATTACCTTCTCCGTTTAATGAAGCTCCATCAGCTCTAATAATCCCTTCAAACGTATATTTATTTGCAAAGCTATATCGCGCTCTCGCTAAATAGCCTAAATAGCGAAATTTATCTCCATCGCGCTCAACGGTTACATTACCGATAGCACTAGAAATACCATTGTAGCCTAAATCTTCATTAGCAAATCCCTGACCTTCAGTAAATGTTCTAGAAAACGCATTTTCTTGAGTTGACTGAACTAAAGTAAGATTTAAGTTATGATCGTTGTTAATAGCTTTGTCATAAGTCAATATATTTTCAACTAAATAAGACTCTCTTAATTGATTATCAATTCTTGCAATACCTCTAACATCATCACCTGCGCTACTTAAAGATGATTGATACTGACCTCTTTCTGATGTTCTTCTCGTTAAATTAGCTTTTAATTGGTATTGTAAATCTTTAGTAATCTGCCATATTGGAGTCACATTGATAACGTAATCATTTCCTTTTTCATTGTGATCTTGCTCACGTAAATTCCACAAAGGGTTTACCGCTGAACCTTCTTCGCCACTTGGAAATTGTGTAATACTACCATCTTCATTATAAGCAGTACCAAATGGAGAGTTAGTAATTACATTCACTGCAGCTGCTCTACTTGTATCATCGTTTAATAAGTTTAAATCAAAATTTACAGAAAATTTATCTGATATTTTCTGATCAACATTTAAACGCAATGTTTTTCTAGTATAACTAGATGTTGGTATAAGACCGTCTTCTTTAAAATAGTTAATACTACCAAAAACCTTAGTCATTTCTGTACCACCACTTACACTAATAGCTTGGCTATTCACCAATCCATTTCTCATTAATTCATCTTCCCAATCTACAAAACGATTGTTTATAATATTGTCATATTCAGTTGGTGTGAATACTTCATCAATAACATCATCAGCATAACTATCGTCATTTCTAGTTGACCTCCATGCTTCTCTCCGTAATTGTGCTAATTCTTGACCGCTATAAACATCAAAATTACGTTCAATTGTTTTTGTTGTAAGAAAACCGTGATAGCTCACACTAACTTTTCCTGTTGCCCCACGCTTAGTCGTAATTAAAACCACACCATTTGCACCTCTAGAACCGTAAATCGCCTGAGCCGATGCATCCTTTAAAAACTCAACAGACTTTATATCATCTGAATCGATATCTTCAATACCTCCTTCTCTAACAATACCGTCAACCACATAAATAGCACTTACATTACCTTCTATAGATCCTTGTCCTCTAAAAATAATGTCAGAAGTTCCACCTGGTCGTAACGTTCCACCACCAACATTGACTTGTAAACCTGCGATTCTACCACGTAACATTTCATTAACATCTGATGTTGGTGATAAAGTAGCCTCTTCAATATCTACAGTAGCGACAGCGTTTACAATATCACTTTTCTTTTGTGTACCATAACCAATTACTACTACTTCAGCCAAAGCAGTGTCATCTTCTAACATCACTGTAATTTCGTCAGAACTATAAACAACGTCTTTAGATTTAAAACCTACATAAGACACTACTATTATAGAAGCCTCATTTGTAACCTCTAAAATAAATGCACCGTCAAAATCTGTTTGTGTACCGTTAGTTGTTCCTTTCTCTATAACAGATGCACCTGGCAGTGGCATATTATCTGCTGAAGAAAGCACTTTTCCTTTTATTTTGGTCTGCGCGATAAGCGAAAACGAACTGCACAATAAAAAGAGACAGAAGAATATTTCAATTCTCGATTTTTGAAATTTTAATTTCATGAATGATTGATTTAGTTAAAAATTAAAGCCCAAAACTATCATTTCAAAAGATGTGTAAATGAGATGTAATGTTAAGCTTTTGTAAATTTAACCTCAAATTATTGCAGAATTAATAATAGATACCTCGATTAAAAACGAACATCGCAAAAATCAAGAAAATCAAAGGTTTAAAAAACTACCTGAAGTACCGTAAACACTAACCTCATTATAAATTGAAGATTTCATAAAAAAAATCGCAAAAATCAACATAAATACACACTTGTCGGGGTAAAGTCTAGGTAAAAAACACAATTGTCGAGGTGTTAGAATTTTAAGATATAGTTAACTAAACTGTCATCGTGATCTAATTGTAACCTTTTGCGTAATCTGTAACGTTTAGTCTCCACACTTTTTATAGATATATTAAGTAACGGAGCCATTTCTTTAGAGGATAAATTCAACCTTAAATAGGCACAAAATTTCAAATCATTAGGTGTTAAATCTGGATGTGCAGCCTTAATTTTATCCATAAAATCTTTATCAGCATTGTTAAAAGCTTCTTTAAAGAATTTCCAATCTTTATTATTGTTTAAATTGGTATCAATTAGATCAATGGCACTTTCAATGTCTTTATTGTTTCTTGTTCGTTTTAACTCTTTCTTTATTTTATTGAGTAGTTCATTTTTTTTAATAATACTCATTGTGGAGATCACTAACTCTCTATTTTTTCCTTCGATATCTTGATTTAGTTTTTCATTCTTTATCTGAATAAGTGCACGTTCATTTTTTATATGTTCATGCTTAAGAATTCGTTCGTAATAGAATTTATAGACTTTATTTACTAAAAATGCAATTCCAATTAGAATTAACACATACAGTAAAATTGCTACATTTGAAATATACCAGGGTCTGTTAACTTCAAAATCATAACTAATGGAATTCTCAGTCAATTGATTTCCTACTCTCCCTCTAACCTCTAAAGTATAGTCTCCAAATGATAAATTTTCAAATTGAACACTTGACACATGAGACCATTCACTCCACTTATCAGAAAGTCCACTAAGTTTATAACTATAGCTAACATCCAAGAATTTATTATACTCTGGAACGGAAAAACCAAATGACACAATACCTTTTTCGTGTTGAAACGAACCATTTTCTGCTAATGGCAAATAATTTTTACTTCCATTAACATCCTTTTTCATTATAGAGTTCAAATGAATTGAATGTGTACTACTACTATAAGTTTCAATATTCGCTAAATCGAGCGTTAAATAACCATTTACAGTTCCTAGAATATATTTTTCACCCTCTATATGTTGTAAATTTTCAAATCCCAAAACTCCTTTTCTAAGATCAGAAGGAATTGCGATGTCCGTAATTTGAGGAATATTCGTAATATTATCATTCGTTATATAACTAATATTATTTTTAAAAAACAACCATAACTTACCTGTTTGATCCACTACAATCTTACCAGAAGTAAATTTCTTGGATGCCATTAAATCAGTTAAAACATTATTTTTAACAAACTTGTTTTCAGCGTCACTATAATTATAAATGCCATTTTCTGAAGTATACAGAATATCGCCTTGATAGCTTTCTAAACTAGAACTATTACCAATCGTTAATTCTGAAACTTCTTCAACCTTTATGGTTTTGGTAAAATCAGAGTTCATGTTTAATATAAAAACTCCTTTGTACTCATGATTTACAAAGATTTGATTGGTATTATTTATTTCAAAAAAGCGTGAAGAGTTTTTAAAGTTTTCTATTTTATTTCTTAATCCCCAAGTATTGTCTTTATACTCTAAAACATATAAACCATCATAATTTCCTTGAAGCAATAGATTGTCGTGATTTGGAATTTTCTTAAAGTTCCAAGCACCTAGTTCTGAACTAATTTTTTCTACTCCGTTTTTAGCCACTATAAAAGTCCCCAAATGATGTCCACAGATGAGTCTTTCATTATTATCATTAAACAGACTCCAAACCTGACCTGCAGTACCTTCTACAAAACGAAATGTTTCATCAACAGTAATTAACGGCCTATAAAATAAACCTTGATTTGTACCCACATAAAGTAAATCCTTAAAAATAATAGTCGAGTATACTGTTCCTAAAACACCATCGTAATCAATAAATGTTTGTATGGGCGAGGTCATATTTATACAATTAATTCCGTTATCCAAACCTGCCCAAACATTTTGATTGGAGTCTTCAAACAATGCCAAAACCGTATTGTTACTTAATCCTAATTTCTGATTTATAGCATAATCCAATTCTCCTTTATTGTTAATTTTAATAACACCATTAGAAATAGTACCAATCACAAAACTATAATCTTCAAGTCGTATACTATTAAATATATTTAACTTTTTCACACGGTTGTTTGCCGAAATTTCCCATGGTTCTAATTTGTTATTTTTCAATTGAAAAAATCCAGTGTTTCGAGTAAGAATCGTAAGCACTTCATCTACAAGCCATATATTAATAACCCGATCTTCAATAACGACAGCATCATTAATTATTAGTTTAGGTTGACCATCTTTTAATAGGTAAATGCCTTCATTTGCCACATGATAATAAATATGACCATTGATATTAAAAACCTTATAAATAATCTGTTCTGAATTTATAATTTTAAACTGTTCTGTTTCCTTATTAAAAAAGTACAACGTATGACCAGATTGAAAAAGCACCCACTCATTAAAGTCTAAAATGTTCCAGATTTGATCATCATTAATAGCATTTTCGTTTAGTTTTGGAAGTAAGGACGTATAATTTAGTACTCCTTTCTTATCCTTTAACCAATATCCAAATTCCTCATAACAGCCAGTATAAATCCGATCATCAATAACGTTTACAGCTCTCAATATCGTATTATTTGGAGATGGGTACGCTACCCAACTAGAACCATTATATTCTAAAAGTCCTTTGTTATTTGCGGCATAAATATAATTATCCTCATTTTGAGAAATCATCCAGTTTTGATTGTCACCTCCATAATCAGAGGCTGTAAATTTCTCAATAGGTGGTAATTCTTGAGCAGGAATCACCAAGAATACATGTAGAAATAATATAAATATGAAGTGTCTCATCTGTTTTGTAAAGATAGTTTTAGATAATGAACAAACAAAATGCCAGCTCTTTACGAACTGACATTAAAATAATAAACTTGAAAATAGTAATCTATGACAATGCAAGCATTAAAAAAGCTGCTAACGCTCCTCCAGTTAATGGGCCAAAAATAGGAATCCAAGCATAAGACCAATCACTTTTTGCTTTATTTTTTATAGGTAAAATAGCATGTATAATTCGCGGACCTAAATCTCTAGCAGGATTAATTGCATAACCTGTTGTTCCTCCTAAAGACAAACCAATAGACCACACCAAAAAGGCAACAGGCAAAGCGCCTAAAGACCCCATACCGATAACAGTTTCTGCCTCTGTAAGGCTTGCGTCGGTAAAGTAAAATATGGTAAACAATAAGACAAATGTCCCTATCATTTCACTAAAAAAGTTAGAAAACGTATTTCTAATAGCTGGTGCTGTACAGAAAACTGCTTTTTTAGAATCTGCATTCTCTGTTTCGTCAAAATGATTTTTATACGTTAACCAAACTGCAGAAGCCCCTATCATAGCTCCAATCATTTGTGCTAAAACATACATTGGCACATCTGCCCATGGAAATTTACCTGCTATGGCTACAGCAATGGTCACTGCCGGATTAATATGCGCTCCGCTATATGGACCAGCAATAACAACTGCGACATAAACAGCCAAAGCCCAACCCGTTGTAATCACTATCCAACCACTATTATTACCAATGGTTTTATTAAGGACGACATTGGCTACTACGCCTCCACCGAGTAAAATTAAAATCGCTGTACCTATAATCTCTGCTATAAATGGTGTCATACTATAAATACGTTTTTAATTGTTTTTAGTCCAATACTCTAAAGCATCAATAGCCCTGTACCAACCTTTAATATTCGTTTCAATTTCAGTCCTATCTTCTTTTGGACTGAATATTTTGTCCGTTTGCCAAATATCTTGAATTTCCTCTGGACTTTCCCAATAACCAACAGCCAAACCTGCTAAAAACGCTGCTCCCATAGCCGTTGTTTCTACCACATTTGGTCTCACCGTTGTAGTGTTTAAAACATCAGATTGAAACTGCATTAGCATATTATTAATGGTTGCACCTCCATCTACTCGCAACTCTTGTATAGATAGATCAGCATCAGCTTCCATAGCCTTTAAAATATCCATCGTTTGAAAAGCAATAGACTCTATAGCTGCTCTTGCGATATGCGCATCTGTACTTCCTCTTGTTAATCCAAATATGGTACCTTTGGCGTGTTGATTCCAATGCGGAGCACCTAAACCAGCGAAAGCTGGCACAAAATAAACTCCGTCTGAACTTTCTACAGATGATGCTAATCTTTCGACATCTGAAGAATTTCTTATAATTTTTAAACTATCGCGTAGCCATTGTACAACAGCTCCTGCAATAAAAACGCTACCTTCTAAGGCATAAGTTGTTTTTCCATTAATTTTCCAAGCGACAGTAGTCAATAAGTTATTTTTGGAAACAATTGGCTTCTCTCCAATATTCATTAACATAAAGCAACCTGTACCATAGGTGTTTTTAACCATACCTGGTTTTGTACACATTTGGCCAAATAACGCAGCTTGTTGATCTCCTGCGATGCCTGCAATCGGAATTTTAGTATCATAAAACGTAGATGTCGTATGGCCATACACTTCACTCGACGCTTTTACTTCTGGCAACATACTTTTAGGAATGGTCAATAACCCCAATAATTCATCATCCCAATCCATGGTATTGATGTTAAACATTAAAGTTCTTGAGGCGTTAGTGACGTCTGTAACGTGTTGTTTTCCTTTAGTGAAATTCCAAACTAACCAACAATCAATAGTTCCTAAAATTAAATCTCCTGCTTCGGCTTTTGCTCGTGCTCCATCAACATTATCGAGAATCCACTTCACTTTGGTTCCAGAAAAATACGAATCAATCACTAATCCTGTTTTTTGCTTTATGAGTTCTGATTTACCGTCTTTTTTTAGCTGATCGCAATAGTCAGATGTTCTTTTATCTTGCCATACTATGGCGTTATAAACGGGCTCTCCTGTATTTTTATCCCAAACCACAACGGTTTCACGCTGGTTCGTAATACCAATTGCCGCTATATGTTCTACATCTAATCCTTTTTTGGCAATAGCTTCTGTAGCCACTCCTGCTTGAGATGACCAAATTTCTCTTGGATCGTGTTCTACCCAACCTGGTTTAGGAAAATATTGTGTAAACTCTTTTTGAGCTGTAGATATAATGTGACCTTTTTTATCAAAAACAATCGCCCTAGAACTCGTTGTCCCTTGATCTAGGGATAAAATGTATTTACCCATAATTTATTGTTTATTTAGTAGTTTAACCGAAGTAGAGTTCGGAATAAATTCTTATTAATTTAAAATATATTGATCTGCAATCTGCACAAATTCTGATATCTGCTGAGCACGCCAGTCTTCAGTTTCATTTAATTCTGCTCGTACTAATTCACCAACCAATGGTGCAATCTCAATAGCTGCTTTTGCATCTAAAAATAGTATTCGCACACGTCTTGCTAAAACATCTTCAATGCCTCTAGCCATTTCATGTCGTACAGCCCAAACGACTTCTGCTTTTGTGAATTCTAATCTTGGATGTAGACGCTCACTTAAAACAGGATTTTCCTCAATAAGCTGCGCAATACCTTTTTGATCGGTTCCATAAATATAAAGATGATTGGCGCGATCTACAGTTCCGTTGGAACCATGAATCCTTATATTTTGTGTTTTGCATTTTGCGCTTGGTAACTTTTTTAATTCTATAACCTTATCCACGGTATCTTGAGCCATCCTTCTATAGGTAGTCCATTTTCCACCTGTGATTGTAATCAATTCAGAATCTGAAACTATTATTTTATGACTTCTAGAAATTTCTTTAGTTTTTTCAGATTTATCTTTTGGGGCTGCCAAAGGTCTCAGCCCTGCATAAATACTTAATACATCGGCTTTGCTCGCTTTTTTATTAAGATATCTATTAGCTGTCTCTAAAACAAAATCAACCTCTTTATCTAAAGCTTTTGGCTCTAAACTATGACTATCCAATAAAGTATCTGTTGTACCGACCACAACTCTATTATGCCATGGTACCAAAAACAACACACGACCATCATCCGTTTTCGGAATCATTATAGCATCGGTTCCTGGCAAGAATGAT encodes:
- a CDS encoding MIP/aquaporin family protein encodes the protein MTPFIAEIIGTAILILLGGGVVANVVLNKTIGNNSGWIVITTGWALAVYVAVVIAGPYSGAHINPAVTIAVAIAGKFPWADVPMYVLAQMIGAMIGASAVWLTYKNHFDETENADSKKAVFCTAPAIRNTFSNFFSEMIGTFVLLFTIFYFTDASLTEAETVIGMGSLGALPVAFLVWSIGLSLGGTTGYAINPARDLGPRIIHAILPIKNKAKSDWSYAWIPIFGPLTGGALAAFLMLALS
- the glpK gene encoding glycerol kinase GlpK gives rise to the protein MGKYILSLDQGTTSSRAIVFDKKGHIISTAQKEFTQYFPKPGWVEHDPREIWSSQAGVATEAIAKKGLDVEHIAAIGITNQRETVVVWDKNTGEPVYNAIVWQDKRTSDYCDQLKKDGKSELIKQKTGLVIDSYFSGTKVKWILDNVDGARAKAEAGDLILGTIDCWLVWNFTKGKQHVTDVTNASRTLMFNINTMDWDDELLGLLTIPKSMLPEVKASSEVYGHTTSTFYDTKIPIAGIAGDQQAALFGQMCTKPGMVKNTYGTGCFMLMNIGEKPIVSKNNLLTTVAWKINGKTTYALEGSVFIAGAVVQWLRDSLKIIRNSSDVERLASSVESSDGVYFVPAFAGLGAPHWNQHAKGTIFGLTRGSTDAHIARAAIESIAFQTMDILKAMEADADLSIQELRVDGGATINNMLMQFQSDVLNTTTVRPNVVETTAMGAAFLAGLAVGYWESPEEIQDIWQTDKIFSPKEDRTEIETNIKGWYRAIDALEYWTKNN
- a CDS encoding glycerol-3-phosphate dehydrogenase/oxidase, encoding MFKREALVNQLNTTKNWDVIIIGGGATGLGVALDCATRGYKTLLLEQVDFAKGTSSRSTKLVHGGVRYLAQGNIDLVREALYERGLMLKNASHLVSNQSFIIPNYKWWDNFFYTVGLKVYDFLAGKLSFGKSIRIKKTETISRLATLKTKNLKGGVVYHDGQFDDSRLAINIAQSCIEEGATVLNHVRVKNLQKDDNGLVNGVVAVDTETQTEYTLNAKTVINATGVFSDEVLQMDNKSAENSIRPSQGIHLVFDKSFLPGTDAIMIPKTDDGRVLFLVPWHNRVVVGTTDTLLDSHSLEPKALDKEVDFVLETANRYLNKKASKADVLSIYAGLRPLAAPKDKSEKTKEISRSHKIIVSDSELITITGGKWTTYRRMAQDTVDKVIELKKLPSAKCKTQNIRIHGSNGTVDRANHLYIYGTDQKGIAQLIEENPVLSERLHPRLEFTKAEVVWAVRHEMARGIEDVLARRVRILFLDAKAAIEIAPLVGELVRAELNETEDWRAQQISEFVQIADQYILN